In one Xyrauchen texanus isolate HMW12.3.18 chromosome 18, RBS_HiC_50CHRs, whole genome shotgun sequence genomic region, the following are encoded:
- the twist2 gene encoding twist-related protein 2: MEECSSSPVSPVDSLVTSEEELERQHKRFGRKRRHSKKSSEDSSSSPSSVNKRSKKPSPSSTQSYEELQNQRVLANVRERQRTQSLNEAFASLRKIIPTLPSDKLSKIQTLKLASRYIDFLCQVLQSDEMDNKMSSCSYVAHERLSYAFSVWRMEGAWSMSASH, translated from the coding sequence atggaagaGTGTTCAAGTTCTCCCGTCTCCCCAGTGGATAGCCTGGTGACCAGCGAGGAGGAGTTGGAAAGACAACACAAAAGGTTCGGGAGGAAGAGGAGACACAGTAAAAAGTCGAGCGAGGATAGCAGCAGCAGCCCGAGTTCCGTGAATAAGCGAAGCAAAAAGCCGAGCCCGAGCAGCACGCAGTCGTACGAGGAGCTGCAGAACCAGAGGGTGCTGGCCAACGTCCGGGAGAGGCAACGGACTCAGTCGCTGAACGAAGCCTTCGCGTCTTTGCGCAAAATCATCCCTACGCTTCCCTCGGATAAGCTCAGCAAGATACAGACGCTCAAGCTCGCCTCCAGGTACATTGACTTCCTCTGTCAGGTGCTGCAGAGCGACGAGATGGATAACAAGATGTCGAGCTGCAGCTACGTCGCGCACGAAAGACTCAGTTACGCGTTTTCGGTGTGGAGGATGGAGGGCGCGTGGTCGATGTCTGCCTCCCACTAG